The DNA segment CAAAATCCGTGCCCACAAAGGCGTGGACTATGCAGCACCGCGCGGCACGCCGATCAAAGCGGCCGGCGACGGCAAGGTACTGCTGGCCGGGCGCCGTGGTGGCTACGGCAACACCGTTATCATCCAGCACGGCAACAGCTACCGTACGCTTTATGGGCACATGCAAGGCTTTGCCAAAGGCGTGAAGACCGGCGGCAACGTCAAGCAAGGCCAAGTGATTGGCTATATCGGCACCACCGGCCTATCCACCGGCCCGCACCTGCACTATGAGTTCCAGGTCAACGGCGTGCACGTCGACCCCCTGGGCCAGAAGCTGCCGATGGCCGACCCGATCGCCAAAGCCGAGCGCGCACGCTTCCTACAGCAAAGCCAACCGCTGATGGCACGCATGGACCAGGAACGCGCCACCATGCTGGCTTCGGCGAAGCGCTAAGCGATGGCGCTCTATATAGGTGTCATGTCCGGGACCAGCCTTGATGGCCTGGACATAGCGCTGATCGAGCAAGATACGGCGGTCAAGTTGATCGCCACACATTACATCCCCATGCCTGAATCCCTGCGCGCCGAGCTGCTGGGCCTTTGCGCCAGTGGCCCGGATGAAATTGCACGCTCGGCGATTGCCCAGCAAAGCTGGGTAACGCTCGCAGCCCAGGGCATTCATGCCGTGCTTGAGCAGCAGCAACTCACTCACCACGACATCCATGCGATTGGCAGCCATGGGCAGACCATTCGCCACGAGCCCGCCCGCGGTTTCACCGTGCAGATTGGCAACCCCGCCCTACTGACCGAACTGACCGGAATAACCGTCGTCAGCGACTTTCGCAGCCGCGATGTAGCCGCCGGCGGCCAGGGAGCACCACTGGTGCCCGCCTTTCACGAAGCGCTGTTCGGCGAGGCTACTGGTAACCGCGCAGTATTGAATGTCGGCGGCTTCAGCAATCTGAGCCTGATCGAAACCGGCAAACCCGTAGCGGGTTTTGATTGCGGCCCGGGCAACGTTCTGCTGGACGCCTGGATTCACCAGCAAAGGGGCGAAAACTTTGACCGCGACGGCCAATGGGCCGCGACGGGAAAGGTCGAGCCACAGTTGCTTAACGCATTGCTCAGCGACCCCTTCTTCCTGACCAAGGGGCCGAAAAGCACTGGGCGCGAAGTCTTCAACCTGCCTTGGCTGGAACACCACCTCGGTCGACTGCCATCGTTCAATGCCCAGGATATCCAGGCCACGCTGCTGGAACTGACCGTACAGACCATCGTCGAGTCGTTGAAAACCGCACAGCCGCAAACCGAAACCCTGCTGGTGTGTGGCGGCGGCGCCCATAACTCGACGCTGATGAACCGCCTCGCCGCCATGCTACCGACCACCCGTGTCAGCAGCACCGCCACCCACGGTGTAGACCCCGACTGGGTGGAAGCCATGGCCTTCGCCTGGCTGGCCCATTGCTGCCTGGAAGGTATCGCCGCCAACCGTCCAAGCGTGACAGGCGCCCGCGGCCTTCGTGTACTTGGCGCGATCTACCCCGCCTGAAACGTAGATAGCAAAACGCCGCTTGGCCCCATAAAAGCCAAGCGGCGTTTTGCTTAATCCGCTACTGATCAGATCGAGAAAGACGAACCGCAACCACACGTCGTGGTGGCATTCGGGTTCTTGATCACAAAGCGTGAGCCTTCCAAACCTTCCTGGTAGTCCACCTCGGCACCTGCCAAGTACTGGAAGCTCATCGGATCCACGACCAGGCTTACGCCTTCGCGCTCGACAATGGTGTCGTCGTCAGCCACATCTTCATCGAAGGTGAAGCCGTACTGAAACCCTGAACAACCGCCGCCCGTAACGAATACGCGCAGCTTCAAGCGATCATTACCCTCTTCATCGACCAGGCTCTTCACCTTGTGCGCAGCACCGTGGGTGAATTGCAAAGCCGTGGGGGTGAAGGATTCAACGCTCATGCTGATAATCTCCCGGCGTAGCGCCGCCATATGCGTGATGACCGCCATTATCCGCTTCTCCTAGAAAAGCGGTCAACTATTGTTACGGTATATCAATCTGCCCGGCGGCCCTTAAAAACACGAAAGGCCCGATCAACGGGCCTTTTGCACAGCAGCCAACGCCTTAAGGCAGCATGCCGGCGTGGGACAAACCGAGCTTCTCATCAAGGCCGAACAAGATGTTCATGTTCTGCACAGCCTGGCCCGACGCGCCCTTGACCAGATTATCGATAACCGACAGCACCACCACCAAGTCGCCATCCTGCGGACGATGCACGGCAATCCGGCACACGTTGGCACCGCGCACGCTGCGGGTTTCCGGGTGACTACCGGCAGGCATTACATCGACGAACGGCTCATTGGCATAACGCTTTTCAAACAATGCCTGCAGATCCACCGAGCGATCCACGACCGTTGCATACAGTGTCGAGTGAATCCCCCGGATCATCGGGGTCAGGTGCGGCACGAACGTCAGACCGACGTCACTGCCCGCCGCACGCCGCAGCCCCTGGCGAATTTCCGGCAGATGGCGATGCCCCTTTACGGCATACGCCTTCATGCTTTCCGAGGTCTCGGAGTACAAGGAGCCTACTGCTGCACCGCGACCAGCGCCGCTGACGCCCGACTTGCAGTCGGCAATCAGGCGCGAGGCGTCCGCCAGACCAGCTTCCAGCAGCGGTAGGAAACCCAGCTGCGTAGCCGTCGGATAGCAACCCGGCACGGCGATCAGACGCGCCTGCTTGATCTGCTCACGATTAACCTCTGGCAAGCCGTACACCGCCTCTTCAAGCAGCTCTGGAGCACCATGGGGCTGACCGTACCACTTGGCCCACTCATCGGCATCCTGCAAACGGAAGTCCGCCGAGAGGTCAATGACCTTGGTCCCTGCGGCCAGCAGCTCGCCGGCCAACGCATGGGCAACACCGTGGGGGGTCGCGAAAAACACCACATCGCAGGCGCCCAGGGTCTTGATATCCGGAACGCTGAACGCCAGGCCGTCGTAATGGCCGCGCAGGTTGGGGTACATATCGGCAACGGCCAGGCCGGCCTCGGATCGGGAGGTAATGACCACTACCTCAGCTTGCGGATGCTGAGCCAACAGACGCAGCAATTCGACACCGGTGTAACCCGTGCCGCCGACGATACCGACCTTGACCATAAACCTGCCCTCAACGAACCCACTGGAAAGCCGTCGATAATAGGGGCCGTATCGTTCTGCGACAACCGTCAAGGTGACGTACGCACGCTCTAACCTCTACTATCTCCAGTTACCGTGAACCTGGGAATAACTAAAAATGCTTTATCTATGGCTCAAAGCCTTCCATATCGTCAGCATTGTCTGCTGGTTTGCCGGGCTGTTTTACCTGCCGCGCCTGTTCGTCTACCACGCACAAAGCCAGGATGCCGTCAGCCAGGAACGCTTCTGCATCATGGAGCGCAAGCTGTACAAGGGCATCATGCTGCCGTCGATGATCGCCACGCTGGTATTCGGCATCTGGTTGATCAGCCTTAACCCGAGCATCTTCAGCCAGGGTGGCTGGATGCACGCCAAGCTGACCCTGGTGGTGATCCTGATCGGTTACCACCATATGTGTGGCGCTCAGGTAAAACGTTTTGCCCGTGGCGAAAACACCCGCAGCCATGTCTTTTATCGCTGGTTCAATGAGGTGCCGGTTCTGATATTGCTGGCTATTGTAATTTTGGTCGTCGTCAAGCCGTTCTAACTCTACTTAGCCGCACTTAATCCGGGGTACTTCCAATGTCGCTGCCCGCTTTGCTTGAACAACGTCTGCGCCTGCCCGTGGTGGCTGCGCCGATGTTCCTGATTTCCAATCCGCAACTGGTCCTGGCGTGCTGCCGCAATGGCGTGGTCGGGAGCTTTCCGGCACTCAACCAGCGTGAAAGCAGTGGCTTCAAGGCCTGGCTGGAAGAAATCGAAGCGGGCCTGGCGCTGCTGGACAACCCCGCGCCCTACGCGGTCAACCTGATCGTGCACCACAGCAACCCGCGCCTTGAGGCTGACCTGGCGATTTGCGTCGAGCACAAGGTGCCGATCGTTATCACCAGCCTGGGCGCAGTCAAGGAATTGGTAGACGCCGTACACAGCTACGGCGGCCTGGTGTTCCACGACGTCACCACTCGGCGCCATGCCGAAAAGGCCGCCGAAGCCGGGGTCGATGGGCTGATCGCGGTGGCGGCAGGGGCTGGTGGCCACGCCGGCACTTGGAGCCCATTTTCGCTGGTCGCCGAAATTCGCCAGTTCTTCGACAAGACCCTGTTGCTGGCCGGCTGCCTGAACCATGGGCACGAAATCCTCGCCGCGCAATTGCTCGGGGCTGATCTCGCGTATTTCGGCACGCGCTTTATCGCCACCACCGAAAGCCACGCCCCCGATGCCTATAAAGAGATGCTGCTCACATCGCGCGCAGCCGATATCGTGCACACTCCGGCGGTGTCCGGCGTACCTGCAAGCTTTATGCGCCAGAGTCTGGAAAACGCCGGTTTCGACCTCGCCGCCCTGCAAGGCAAGGGCGAAGTCAACTTTGGCTCCAAGCTCAAACCACTCAGCGACGAGGCCAAAGCCTGGAAGACCGTATGGTCCGCCGGCCAAGGCGTCGGTGAGATTGACGATTTACCCAGTGTCGATGAACTGGTTGCCCGCCTTGATGCCGAATACCGCAAGGCGCGCGAGCACGCAGCACAATTGCGCTGGCCGCGCTGACCCACCGCCTGGCCTGCCGAATGAGGCAGGCCAGCATTACCCCCCCCCCTGAAAAGTGACAAGGATGCCTGCATGAGCGACAACCGTTTCAAGATTGTGTTTGATGGAGCCTTGCTCCCGGGTGTCGAAAGCACCACCGCCAAGCTGAACCTGGCCGAATTGTTCAAAAGCGAAGTCGAGGCGATCGAAAAGCTCTTCACCGGGCGTCCAGTCGCCCTCAAGCGCGACCTGTCTCGCCCCGATGCCGAAACCTACCTGGCCGCCCTGAAAAACGCCGGGGTGGATGCGCGCATCGAAGCTGAACAGCCTGTGGCTTTCAACCTGGCTGAAACCCACGAGACCGGCTCCGGCGCCTCCGATTTTTCGCGCCCGGCCACCTCGCCGTATGCACCACCGCGCGCAGCCGTGGGGGACGACCTCCCAGAGTTTTCCACCCTCAACGTGTTCACCGTCAACGGCCGTATCGGGCGCCTGCGTTTCCTGGCCTGGACCCTGGTCCTGAGCCTGGCGCTGTTCGCCATCGTGGGCGCCTTGTTCACCGTGGGCGTGGGTATTGCCGCGGCATCTCCCACTGCGGCGATCATCATTGGCTCACTGCTTGGTCTGGTCTTGCTCGTGGCATCGGTGTGGATGAGCGTCCTGATCACCGTGCAGCGCCTGCATGACCTGGGCTGGTCCGGCTGGTTATGGTTCCTGAACCTGGTGCCGATCGTGGGCAGCATTTTCCCGATCCTGTTGATCGTGCTGCCCGGCAATGCAGGCGCCAACCAATATGGTGCACCACCGCCACGCAACTCGACCGCAGTAAAGGTCCTGGCCACCCTGTGGCTGGCGCTGCTCCCATTGATATTCGCCGCCGCAGTGATGCTGGCCATGGGCGGTTACCTGGACCAGCTCGAAACCAGCGTGGACAGTGACTACGAAAGCAGCTCCATGTCCACCGATGAAGAAGCTGACCAGAGCGTCATCGCCGGTGAAGAAGATGTGCAAAGTGCTGACGATGCGGCCGAACCTGTAGACTCTCCGCAAGAATGAAGAAACGCCCCACGCCTGTGACGCATCTGTCGCAGGCGCGGTGGCGTTGCGATGGAGAAATGCATGACCCGTTACGCTCTGATCACCGGTGCCTCCAGTGGCATCGGCCTGGCTTTAGCCGAAGCACTGGCCCGTCGCGGCCGCAGCTTGATTCTGGTGGCCCGCCAGCGTGATCAGTTGGAAAGTATTGCCATAGAGCTGACCCAACGTTTTGGCGTCGAGGTGCTGTTCCGCGCCTGTGACCTGGGCGAGCCACTGCGCCT comes from the Pseudomonas shahriarae genome and includes:
- a CDS encoding anhydro-N-acetylmuramic acid kinase produces the protein MALYIGVMSGTSLDGLDIALIEQDTAVKLIATHYIPMPESLRAELLGLCASGPDEIARSAIAQQSWVTLAAQGIHAVLEQQQLTHHDIHAIGSHGQTIRHEPARGFTVQIGNPALLTELTGITVVSDFRSRDVAAGGQGAPLVPAFHEALFGEATGNRAVLNVGGFSNLSLIETGKPVAGFDCGPGNVLLDAWIHQQRGENFDRDGQWAATGKVEPQLLNALLSDPFFLTKGPKSTGREVFNLPWLEHHLGRLPSFNAQDIQATLLELTVQTIVESLKTAQPQTETLLVCGGGAHNSTLMNRLAAMLPTTRVSSTATHGVDPDWVEAMAFAWLAHCCLEGIAANRPSVTGARGLRVLGAIYPA
- the erpA gene encoding iron-sulfur cluster insertion protein ErpA; this translates as MSVESFTPTALQFTHGAAHKVKSLVDEEGNDRLKLRVFVTGGGCSGFQYGFTFDEDVADDDTIVEREGVSLVVDPMSFQYLAGAEVDYQEGLEGSRFVIKNPNATTTCGCGSSFSI
- the argC gene encoding N-acetyl-gamma-glutamyl-phosphate reductase, yielding MVKVGIVGGTGYTGVELLRLLAQHPQAEVVVITSRSEAGLAVADMYPNLRGHYDGLAFSVPDIKTLGACDVVFFATPHGVAHALAGELLAAGTKVIDLSADFRLQDADEWAKWYGQPHGAPELLEEAVYGLPEVNREQIKQARLIAVPGCYPTATQLGFLPLLEAGLADASRLIADCKSGVSGAGRGAAVGSLYSETSESMKAYAVKGHRHLPEIRQGLRRAAGSDVGLTFVPHLTPMIRGIHSTLYATVVDRSVDLQALFEKRYANEPFVDVMPAGSHPETRSVRGANVCRIAVHRPQDGDLVVVLSVIDNLVKGASGQAVQNMNILFGLDEKLGLSHAGMLP
- the hemJ gene encoding protoporphyrinogen oxidase HemJ; the encoded protein is MLYLWLKAFHIVSIVCWFAGLFYLPRLFVYHAQSQDAVSQERFCIMERKLYKGIMLPSMIATLVFGIWLISLNPSIFSQGGWMHAKLTLVVILIGYHHMCGAQVKRFARGENTRSHVFYRWFNEVPVLILLAIVILVVVKPF
- a CDS encoding NAD(P)H-dependent flavin oxidoreductase, which gives rise to MSLPALLEQRLRLPVVAAPMFLISNPQLVLACCRNGVVGSFPALNQRESSGFKAWLEEIEAGLALLDNPAPYAVNLIVHHSNPRLEADLAICVEHKVPIVITSLGAVKELVDAVHSYGGLVFHDVTTRRHAEKAAEAGVDGLIAVAAGAGGHAGTWSPFSLVAEIRQFFDKTLLLAGCLNHGHEILAAQLLGADLAYFGTRFIATTESHAPDAYKEMLLTSRAADIVHTPAVSGVPASFMRQSLENAGFDLAALQGKGEVNFGSKLKPLSDEAKAWKTVWSAGQGVGEIDDLPSVDELVARLDAEYRKAREHAAQLRWPR
- a CDS encoding DUF805 domain-containing protein, with protein sequence MSDNRFKIVFDGALLPGVESTTAKLNLAELFKSEVEAIEKLFTGRPVALKRDLSRPDAETYLAALKNAGVDARIEAEQPVAFNLAETHETGSGASDFSRPATSPYAPPRAAVGDDLPEFSTLNVFTVNGRIGRLRFLAWTLVLSLALFAIVGALFTVGVGIAAASPTAAIIIGSLLGLVLLVASVWMSVLITVQRLHDLGWSGWLWFLNLVPIVGSIFPILLIVLPGNAGANQYGAPPPRNSTAVKVLATLWLALLPLIFAAAVMLAMGGYLDQLETSVDSDYESSSMSTDEEADQSVIAGEEDVQSADDAAEPVDSPQE